The Streptomyces sp. CC0208 genome window below encodes:
- a CDS encoding sigma-70 family RNA polymerase sigma factor, whose protein sequence is MTDRPARVPARTSPSTTAETAVTAEYVRIYEQEQPRLVAYARSLTRNTWAAEDLVAEAHFRVWRRLSAGHEIDNVPAYLMTTVRHLASSVASATHETPRDPQVPEQASAGHAAAGHAADPAEQVSATDLLVRVLGELPERWVRALWLADAEGQPLETVGRQIGAKQGATAVLLHRAREGMRQAFLRSQTEAPDDPACEVHWVRMPAYVRGNATPRQSERLLAHVDACDGCRGRLAVLIRANDRLPALVGPALLVFVVGGGTGKFLASLTAGSAGAASVTGQGLLHTARAAGPRTKAALASGTAVAAAVAVVLTLGLNESPATVTSPGRGPVAQGPVAEDPVAQGPAAQDPSAGPSAGAVGETPGVALSVGAERARGGVRDRARGDEAGTDVTGDAGDGSGGSAGSEGGGAIGDPGTPEVPDPGPSPAEPSPGDEQPEPPAEPTPVPPKKQQPKPKPKPEPRKPKPGAPGDETPVPEPGTPTPADPPPADPPPADPPPVENPPVESPPVEETPDPPTYSEPPTAPESPQPPAPPAAPEPPATPAPPPPTGDDCGPEPVPVPEPGSDPFLGTSVPDKGVEPGVGTADVSLAGQEVGAA, encoded by the coding sequence ATGACCGATCGACCGGCCCGAGTGCCCGCCCGGACGTCCCCCTCCACGACCGCAGAGACCGCCGTGACCGCCGAGTACGTGCGGATCTACGAGCAGGAGCAGCCGCGCCTCGTCGCGTATGCCCGCTCGCTCACCCGTAACACCTGGGCGGCCGAGGACCTCGTCGCCGAGGCGCACTTCCGCGTCTGGCGGCGACTGTCCGCGGGACACGAGATCGACAACGTCCCGGCGTACCTCATGACGACCGTCCGGCACCTCGCGTCCTCCGTCGCGAGCGCCACGCACGAGACCCCGCGGGACCCGCAGGTCCCCGAGCAGGCGTCGGCCGGACACGCGGCGGCCGGACATGCGGCGGACCCGGCCGAACAGGTCTCCGCCACCGACCTGTTGGTGCGTGTCCTCGGCGAACTCCCCGAACGCTGGGTGCGCGCCCTGTGGCTCGCCGACGCCGAGGGCCAGCCGCTGGAGACGGTCGGTCGGCAGATCGGCGCCAAGCAGGGCGCGACGGCCGTACTGCTGCACCGCGCCCGCGAGGGCATGCGCCAGGCGTTCCTGCGCTCGCAGACCGAGGCCCCCGACGATCCCGCGTGCGAGGTCCACTGGGTCCGGATGCCGGCCTACGTCCGCGGCAACGCGACCCCGCGCCAGTCCGAGCGCCTCCTCGCCCACGTCGACGCCTGCGACGGGTGCCGCGGCCGCCTCGCCGTCCTGATCCGCGCCAACGACCGGCTGCCCGCGCTCGTCGGCCCGGCGCTGCTGGTCTTCGTGGTGGGCGGCGGCACGGGGAAGTTCCTGGCCTCTCTGACGGCCGGGTCCGCGGGGGCGGCTTCGGTGACCGGCCAGGGTCTTCTCCACACGGCCCGTGCGGCGGGCCCGAGGACCAAGGCTGCCCTCGCCTCCGGTACGGCGGTCGCGGCGGCCGTAGCGGTCGTACTGACTCTCGGCCTGAACGAGTCCCCCGCGACGGTCACTTCGCCGGGGCGGGGGCCGGTGGCGCAGGGGCCGGTGGCGGAGGATCCGGTGGCGCAGGGCCCGGCGGCCCAGGATCCGTCCGCGGGGCCGTCCGCGGGGGCGGTGGGGGAGACGCCGGGGGTTGCCCTGTCGGTTGGGGCCGAGAGGGCCCGGGGTGGGGTTCGGGATCGCGCTCGGGGCGACGAGGCGGGTACGGACGTCACCGGGGACGCCGGGGACGGTTCGGGCGGTTCGGCCGGTTCTGAGGGTGGGGGTGCCATCGGCGATCCCGGGACGCCGGAGGTGCCGGACCCCGGGCCCAGTCCTGCGGAGCCCTCGCCGGGGGATGAGCAACCGGAGCCGCCCGCGGAGCCGACGCCGGTTCCGCCGAAGAAGCAGCAGCCCAAGCCCAAGCCCAAGCCCGAGCCGAGGAAGCCGAAGCCCGGCGCGCCGGGGGACGAGACGCCCGTACCGGAGCCCGGCACGCCAACGCCCGCTGATCCTCCGCCCGCTGATCCTCCGCCCGCTGATCCTCCGCCGGTTGAGAACCCGCCGGTTGAGAGCCCGCCGGTTGAGGAGACGCCGGACCCGCCGACGTACTCGGAACCCCCGACCGCGCCGGAGTCGCCGCAACCACCGGCTCCCCCGGCCGCACCGGAACCCCCCGCCACCCCGGCCCCTCCGCCCCCCACCGGCGACGACTGCGGACCCGAACCCGTACCCGTACCCGAACCCGGGTCTGATCCCTTCCTCGGAACATCCGTCCCCGACAAGGGAGTTGAACCCGGCGTAGGGACAGCTGACGTGAGCCTCGCCGGTCAGGAGGTCGGGGCCGCCTGA
- a CDS encoding DUF1707 domain-containing protein, whose translation MTEELPELRASDADRERVAEVLRDALAEGRLDMEEFEERLDATYRARTYGELAPITRDLPVGQVAVPKVDMLKRPEQDGSWASRIVGGEGSSTWAVAVMSGFQRKGRWTVPRRFNCFAFWGGGDIDLREANFAAGEVEINCVAIMGGMQVIVPPGVEVVVRGIGIMGGFDHREEGVPAEPGAPRVVVTGFAFWGGVGVERKVTRAERQRLREERRQQRLERRSAARELRRGEH comes from the coding sequence ATGACGGAAGAACTCCCGGAGCTGCGTGCCTCCGACGCCGATCGTGAGCGAGTCGCCGAGGTCCTGCGGGACGCCCTCGCCGAGGGGCGGCTCGACATGGAGGAGTTCGAGGAACGGCTGGACGCCACGTACCGGGCGCGGACGTACGGCGAACTCGCGCCGATCACCCGGGACCTGCCGGTCGGGCAGGTGGCCGTTCCCAAGGTCGACATGCTGAAGCGGCCCGAGCAGGACGGGAGTTGGGCGTCCCGGATCGTCGGCGGCGAAGGCTCCTCGACGTGGGCCGTCGCCGTGATGTCCGGGTTCCAGCGCAAGGGGCGGTGGACCGTGCCCCGGCGGTTCAACTGCTTCGCCTTCTGGGGCGGCGGGGACATCGACCTGCGGGAGGCGAACTTCGCCGCCGGCGAGGTCGAGATCAACTGTGTCGCGATCATGGGCGGGATGCAGGTGATCGTGCCGCCGGGGGTCGAGGTCGTGGTGCGCGGGATCGGGATCATGGGCGGGTTCGACCACCGTGAGGAGGGTGTCCCGGCGGAGCCGGGGGCACCTCGGGTGGTCGTGACCGGGTTCGCGTTCTGGGGCGGCGTCGGGGTCGAGCGGAAGGTCACCAGGGCCGAGCGGCAGCGGCTCCGTGAGGAACGGCGGCAGCAGCGGCTGGAGCGCCGGTCCGCTGCGCGGGAACTCCGACGCGGGGAGCACTGA
- a CDS encoding SsgA family sporulation/cell division regulator, producing the protein MRLTTLRQTVRARLITPGHPELPVRPTLRYSSAEPFAVHIDFPAHVSADGEGLTWMFGRALLEEGLGSPAGEGDVRIRPCGWARTVIEFHSPLGLAVIRFGTAGLRRFLLRSYDVVEPGAEDLGPDLDHGLASLLDEV; encoded by the coding sequence ATGCGCCTCACCACCCTGAGACAGACCGTCCGCGCCCGCCTGATCACCCCCGGCCACCCGGAACTCCCGGTGCGCCCCACCCTGCGCTACAGCTCCGCCGAGCCGTTCGCCGTGCACATCGACTTCCCCGCGCATGTCTCGGCCGACGGCGAGGGCCTGACGTGGATGTTCGGACGGGCGCTGTTGGAGGAGGGACTCGGGTCGCCGGCCGGGGAGGGGGACGTACGGATACGGCCGTGCGGATGGGCCCGGACCGTCATCGAGTTCCACTCACCGCTCGGCCTCGCCGTGATCCGCTTCGGCACGGCCGGCCTCCGCCGCTTCCTGCTGCGCTCCTACGACGTCGTCGAACCCGGCGCCGAGGACCTGGGCCCGGACCTCGATCACGGCCTCGCCTCGCTGCTCGACGAGGTGTGA
- a CDS encoding HAD domain-containing protein: MNAGRALLYLDVDGPLNPYAARPERRPEGYTTHRMKPDGWIAQHPGLPPSAVKPLRVWLNPDHGPALLALADRYDLVWATTWRQEANTFIAPVLGLPDLPVVDWPTTVTPGPNGTFWKTRHLVSHAGGRPFAWLDDELDDRDRQFVAAHHDGQALLHRVDPRLGLREADFAELAAFARSL, from the coding sequence GTGAACGCCGGCCGCGCTCTCCTCTATCTCGACGTGGACGGCCCCCTGAACCCCTACGCCGCCCGGCCCGAACGCCGACCCGAGGGGTACACCACCCACCGCATGAAGCCCGACGGCTGGATCGCCCAGCACCCCGGCCTGCCCCCGTCCGCCGTCAAGCCGCTGCGGGTCTGGCTCAACCCCGACCACGGGCCCGCGCTGCTGGCCCTGGCGGACCGCTACGACCTCGTCTGGGCGACCACCTGGCGGCAGGAGGCGAACACCTTCATCGCCCCCGTCCTAGGCCTTCCGGACCTTCCCGTCGTCGACTGGCCCACGACTGTCACCCCCGGCCCGAACGGCACCTTCTGGAAGACCCGCCACCTCGTCAGCCACGCCGGCGGCCGCCCCTTCGCCTGGCTCGACGACGAACTCGACGACCGGGACCGGCAGTTCGTGGCCGCACACCATGACGGCCAGGCCCTGCTGCACCGCGTCGACCCCCGACTCGGGCTGCGGGAAGCGGACTTCGCCGAGCTCGCCGCCTTCGCCCGGAGCCTGTGA
- a CDS encoding Hsp20/alpha crystallin family protein codes for MLMRTDPFREFDRLTQQVFGSNARPAAMAMDAYRSGDDFVVHFDLPGVDPETIDLDVERNVLNVRAERRLPAPEGAEMIVAERPTGSFTRQLFLGDTLDTERIDASYDAGVLTLRIPVAEQAKPRRIHITGGDSGRKQISR; via the coding sequence ATGCTCATGCGTACCGACCCCTTCCGTGAGTTCGACCGGCTCACGCAGCAGGTTTTCGGTTCCAACGCCCGTCCCGCCGCGATGGCGATGGACGCGTACCGGTCGGGTGACGACTTCGTCGTCCACTTCGACCTCCCCGGTGTCGACCCCGAGACGATCGACCTGGACGTCGAGCGCAACGTCCTGAACGTCCGCGCCGAGCGCCGTCTGCCCGCCCCCGAGGGCGCGGAGATGATCGTCGCCGAGCGCCCCACGGGCTCCTTCACCCGTCAGCTCTTCCTCGGCGACACCCTCGACACGGAACGCATCGACGCCTCGTACGACGCCGGTGTCCTCACCCTGCGCATCCCGGTGGCCGAGCAGGCCAAGCCGCGCCGCATCCACATCACGGGCGGCGACAGCGGCCGCAAGCAGATCAGCCGCTGA
- a CDS encoding zinc-ribbon domain-containing protein, with protein sequence MLILFGTKGYLYQLAILTLVCGRCGNPAAHTLRKRVTKFTLFFVPLFPISTKYATQCTFCGAENKVNAQEAEQLQAQAAAGGGQSGQVYGGQAPQQPYQH encoded by the coding sequence ATGCTCATCCTCTTTGGCACCAAGGGATACCTGTACCAGCTCGCGATACTCACCCTGGTGTGCGGGCGGTGCGGGAACCCGGCCGCGCACACCCTGCGCAAGCGGGTCACGAAGTTCACGCTGTTCTTCGTGCCGCTGTTCCCGATCTCCACCAAGTACGCGACGCAGTGCACCTTCTGCGGGGCGGAGAACAAGGTGAACGCGCAGGAGGCGGAGCAGCTGCAGGCGCAGGCCGCCGCCGGTGGCGGGCAGAGCGGTCAGGTGTACGGCGGTCAGGCCCCGCAGCAGCCGTACCAGCACTGA
- a CDS encoding VOC family protein: protein MSIRRVVPDIHVESGEALTANREFYGLLGFEEVMDMGWVVTLASPANPSAQISFLTEERTAPVVPDLSVEVEDVDAVYAQVLASGAEVVRELRDEEWGVRRFFVRDPNGRVVNVLTHRSGGDR, encoded by the coding sequence GTGAGTATCCGCAGGGTCGTGCCCGACATCCACGTCGAGTCGGGGGAGGCGTTGACCGCCAACCGTGAGTTCTACGGGCTGCTCGGTTTCGAGGAGGTCATGGACATGGGGTGGGTCGTGACGCTGGCGTCGCCCGCCAACCCGTCCGCCCAGATCAGCTTCCTCACCGAGGAGCGCACCGCCCCCGTCGTCCCCGACCTGAGCGTGGAGGTCGAGGACGTCGACGCCGTGTACGCGCAGGTCCTCGCGTCGGGCGCGGAGGTCGTACGGGAGCTGCGGGACGAGGAGTGGGGCGTACGGCGCTTCTTCGTCCGGGATCCGAACGGGCGGGTGGTGAATGTGCTGACCCACCGGTCCGGGGGAGACCGGTGA
- a CDS encoding SGNH/GDSL hydrolase family protein — MTRRHGYALLAAIVALIAALSTALYVSVAADTGTADRTSLSGARPARPSAAPASAGVWVGTWSASPVGAEPGTGTEGMTGRSVRNVVHTSVGGTSARITLSNLYGRTPLTITHASLALAAAPGTPAAQSGTTRRLTFAGNTTVVIAAGGQVLSDAVTLAVPAGADVLVTTYSPTLSGPVTYHPTARQTSYAGPGDLTADETGTGYTEQVDHWRYLTALDVLSDEADGTVVAFGDSLTDGKNSTANANARWPDFLNRRLRTALATGRELPRYSVVNEGIGGNRVLADARGRPLENQAGIRRFRRDVLDRPNVKIVVIDLGINDILRTPGTVDPHELLTGLRDLVRQAHARGIKVVGATLMPVGKRTTWTEAREGVRQTVNAEIRAGRVYDAVIDFDRALRDPYDPRSLRSMYDSGDRLHPNDKGYERMADSFDLEYLKGSAAARL; from the coding sequence ATGACTCGGCGTCATGGTTACGCCCTGCTCGCCGCGATCGTCGCCCTGATCGCGGCCCTGTCCACCGCCCTCTACGTCTCAGTGGCGGCCGACACCGGCACCGCGGACCGGACCTCACTGTCCGGCGCCCGGCCCGCCCGTCCCTCCGCCGCGCCCGCCTCCGCCGGAGTCTGGGTCGGCACCTGGTCCGCCTCCCCGGTCGGCGCCGAACCCGGCACCGGGACCGAGGGCATGACCGGCCGCTCCGTCCGCAACGTCGTCCACACCAGCGTCGGCGGTACGAGTGCCCGTATCACGCTGTCCAATCTCTACGGCCGGACCCCGCTGACCATCACGCACGCGTCACTCGCCCTCGCCGCCGCCCCGGGGACCCCCGCGGCGCAGTCGGGCACCACGCGGCGGCTCACGTTCGCCGGCAACACCACGGTCGTCATCGCGGCGGGCGGGCAGGTGCTCAGCGACGCCGTCACCCTGGCCGTCCCGGCGGGCGCCGACGTCCTCGTCACCACCTACTCCCCCACCCTGTCCGGCCCGGTCACCTACCACCCGACGGCCCGGCAGACCTCGTACGCAGGGCCGGGCGACCTCACCGCCGACGAGACCGGGACGGGGTACACGGAACAGGTCGACCACTGGCGGTATCTCACCGCGCTGGACGTGCTGAGCGACGAGGCCGACGGCACGGTGGTCGCCTTCGGTGACTCGCTGACCGACGGCAAGAACTCCACGGCCAACGCGAACGCCCGCTGGCCGGACTTCCTGAACCGGCGCCTGCGCACCGCGCTCGCCACCGGGCGGGAACTGCCCCGCTACAGCGTCGTCAACGAGGGGATCGGCGGGAACCGGGTCCTCGCGGACGCCCGGGGCCGCCCCCTGGAGAACCAGGCGGGCATCCGCCGCTTCCGGCGGGACGTGCTCGACCGCCCCAACGTCAAGATCGTGGTCATCGACCTCGGCATCAACGACATCCTCCGCACGCCGGGCACCGTCGACCCCCACGAACTCCTCACCGGCCTGCGCGACCTGGTCCGCCAGGCGCACGCGCGCGGCATCAAGGTCGTCGGCGCGACCCTCATGCCCGTCGGCAAGCGCACCACCTGGACCGAGGCCCGCGAGGGCGTCCGCCAGACCGTCAACGCGGAGATCCGTGCGGGCAGGGTCTACGACGCGGTGATCGACTTCGACAGGGCGCTGAGGGATCCCTACGACCCCCGCAGCCTCCGCTCGATGTACGACTCGGGGGACCGGCTCCACCCCAACGACAAGGGGTACGAGCGGATGGCGGACTCGTTCGATCTGGAGTACCTGAAGGGTTCGGCGGCGGCACGTCTGTGA
- a CDS encoding MFS transporter: protein MTTAQAGTGRTVTTDIPARLDRLPWSRWHWTIVIGLGTVWILDGLEVTVVGNIASRLSEPGSGLSISSGQVTGIAAALYVAGACVGALFWGRLTDKWGRKKLFMITLAVYLAATALTAVSFDSWWFFLFRFLTGFGIGGEYAAINSAIDELIPAQYRGRVDLMINGSFWLGAVGGSLLSIVALNTDFFAKDVGWRLTFALGAVLAFVILLVRRHVPESPRWLLIHGRDEEAERIVSSIEERVEAERGGEALPRPEGELTIRQRRSVTFVEIARTVFSDYRRRSVLGFSLFIGQAFLYNAITFGFGAILTTFFDVPTGDTGYYFAVIAIGNFCGPLLLGKLFDTVGRRVMISSTYLLSGLLLFGTAWLFDRGSLSAATLTACWCAVLFFASAGASSAYLTVSEVFPMETRAMSIAFFYALGTAAGGISGPLLFADLTSTGKVGDTVLAFQIGAGLMCAAGLVAAFLAVRAEGRSLEDIAKPLTAT from the coding sequence GTGACCACCGCTCAAGCCGGTACCGGCCGCACCGTGACGACCGACATCCCCGCCAGACTCGACCGGCTTCCCTGGTCACGCTGGCACTGGACGATCGTCATCGGACTCGGCACCGTGTGGATCCTCGACGGCCTGGAGGTCACGGTCGTCGGCAACATCGCAAGCCGGCTGTCGGAACCGGGGAGCGGCCTGTCGATCTCCTCCGGGCAGGTCACCGGTATCGCGGCGGCGCTGTACGTGGCGGGCGCGTGCGTGGGGGCGCTGTTCTGGGGGCGGCTGACGGACAAGTGGGGCCGCAAGAAGCTGTTCATGATCACGCTGGCGGTGTATCTCGCGGCCACGGCGCTGACGGCGGTGTCCTTCGACTCCTGGTGGTTCTTCCTGTTCCGCTTCCTGACCGGGTTCGGGATCGGCGGGGAGTACGCGGCGATCAACTCCGCGATCGACGAGCTGATCCCGGCGCAGTACCGGGGCCGGGTCGACCTGATGATCAACGGGAGCTTCTGGCTGGGTGCGGTGGGCGGCTCGCTGCTGTCGATCGTCGCGCTGAACACGGACTTCTTCGCGAAGGACGTGGGGTGGCGGCTGACGTTCGCGCTGGGTGCGGTGCTGGCGTTCGTGATCCTCTTGGTGCGACGGCATGTGCCCGAGAGTCCGCGGTGGCTGCTGATCCACGGGCGGGACGAGGAGGCCGAGCGGATCGTCTCCTCGATCGAGGAGCGGGTGGAGGCGGAGCGGGGTGGCGAGGCTCTGCCGCGGCCCGAAGGTGAGCTCACGATCCGTCAGCGGCGGAGCGTGACGTTCGTGGAGATCGCGCGGACGGTGTTCTCGGACTACCGGCGCCGGTCGGTGCTGGGGTTCTCGCTGTTCATCGGGCAGGCGTTCCTGTACAACGCGATCACGTTCGGCTTCGGGGCGATCCTGACGACGTTCTTCGACGTGCCGACGGGGGACACCGGGTACTACTTCGCGGTCATCGCGATCGGCAACTTCTGCGGGCCGCTGCTGCTGGGGAAGCTGTTCGACACGGTGGGGCGGCGGGTGATGATCTCGTCCACGTATCTGCTGTCGGGGCTGCTGCTGTTCGGGACGGCGTGGCTGTTCGACCGGGGCTCCCTGAGCGCGGCCACGTTGACGGCGTGCTGGTGTGCGGTGCTGTTCTTCGCGTCGGCGGGGGCGTCGAGCGCCTACCTCACGGTGTCCGAGGTGTTCCCGATGGAGACGCGGGCCATGTCGATCGCGTTCTTCTACGCGCTGGGCACGGCGGCGGGCGGCATCAGCGGACCGCTGCTGTTCGCCGACCTGACGAGTACGGGGAAGGTCGGGGACACGGTGCTGGCCTTCCAGATCGGCGCGGGGTTGATGTGCGCGGCGGGGTTGGTGGCGGCGTTCTTGGCGGTGCGGGCGGAGGGGCGGTCGTTGGAGGACATCGCTAAGCCGCTGACGGCGACGTGA
- a CDS encoding DUF2267 domain-containing protein, with amino-acid sequence MSALSAERATRTTRWSDLVDAVRDAGQYPSQAEAEQVVRVVLSALGGLVTGDERVDLARALPEEAARLVASRIPLNRPLAAPRFVDAVAGRIEGATSATARWDVSSVLGVLPELVGDELVDRVLAQLPSGYALLFGKAELTPAAA; translated from the coding sequence ATGAGCGCACTCAGCGCGGAACGAGCTACCAGAACGACACGGTGGAGCGACCTCGTCGACGCCGTGCGGGATGCCGGGCAGTACCCGAGCCAGGCGGAGGCGGAACAGGTCGTCCGCGTCGTCCTGTCCGCTCTCGGCGGCCTTGTCACCGGCGACGAACGTGTCGACCTCGCCCGGGCCCTGCCCGAGGAGGCCGCCAGGCTTGTCGCCTCCCGGATTCCGCTCAACAGGCCGTTGGCCGCACCGCGGTTCGTGGACGCGGTGGCCGGCCGCATCGAGGGCGCGACGTCGGCGACGGCCCGCTGGGACGTCAGCTCGGTCCTGGGCGTGCTGCCGGAGCTGGTGGGCGACGAGCTCGTCGATCGAGTTCTGGCCCAACTGCCGTCCGGCTACGCCCTGTTGTTCGGCAAGGCGGAGCTGACCCCGGCGGCGGCCTGA
- a CDS encoding GNAT family N-acetyltransferase, with protein sequence MAYVFLETERLRLRAFAETDVDHLVALDGDPEVMRFLTGGTPTPPETIRARTLPRLLHDHPGLGTRGFWAAEERSTGTFLGWFEFRPLDDDSPAVVELGYRLNRAAWGRGYATEGSRALIDKGFTDLGVQRVTANTMTVNRASRRVMEKSGLTFLRTFFRDWPEAIEGSEQGEVEYHLLRGDWEQRRREQP encoded by the coding sequence ATGGCGTACGTCTTCCTGGAGACCGAACGGCTGCGGTTGCGGGCATTCGCCGAGACCGACGTCGACCATCTCGTGGCCCTGGACGGCGACCCCGAAGTGATGCGCTTCCTCACCGGCGGCACACCGACACCCCCCGAGACGATCCGCGCCCGCACCCTGCCCCGCCTCCTCCACGACCACCCCGGTCTCGGCACCCGTGGCTTCTGGGCGGCCGAGGAGAGGTCCACCGGCACCTTCCTCGGCTGGTTCGAGTTCCGCCCCCTCGACGACGACAGCCCGGCCGTCGTGGAACTCGGCTACCGCCTCAACCGGGCCGCCTGGGGCCGGGGTTACGCCACGGAGGGCTCCCGCGCCCTCATCGACAAGGGCTTCACCGACCTCGGGGTCCAACGCGTCACCGCCAACACCATGACGGTCAACCGGGCCTCCCGCCGCGTGATGGAGAAGTCCGGCCTGACCTTCCTCCGTACGTTCTTCCGTGACTGGCCGGAGGCGATCGAAGGCTCCGAGCAGGGCGAGGTGGAGTACCACCTCCTGCGCGGGGACTGGGAACAACGCCGACGCGAGCAGCCGTGA
- a CDS encoding SAM-dependent methyltransferase has translation MGENGFRAQEIDTSKPHPARIYDYLLGGKDNYEVDRQAGEQLVAAAPEARIGVRANRAFLRRAVRHVVGTGVRQILDIGTGLPTSPNVHETALEVASDIRVAYVDNDPIVHSHAGALLSAEGTTGIVLADLRDPRAILEAPDVRAVIDFDEPVALLLVAVLHFLADADKPQEIIATLRDALAPGSHLILSHATGDFADRSGAAAVYRKATASMNLRTRTEIERFFDGFELLDPGVAQVPFWRPDTPPPPRSHEIGFFGGVARKSG, from the coding sequence GTGGGAGAGAACGGCTTTCGCGCGCAGGAGATCGACACCAGCAAGCCGCACCCCGCACGGATCTACGACTACCTCCTCGGCGGCAAGGACAACTACGAGGTGGACCGCCAGGCCGGCGAACAGCTCGTCGCGGCGGCCCCGGAGGCGCGGATCGGCGTACGGGCCAACCGTGCCTTCCTGCGCCGGGCCGTCCGCCACGTCGTCGGCACCGGCGTCCGGCAGATCCTGGACATCGGCACCGGCCTGCCCACCTCGCCGAACGTCCACGAGACGGCCCTGGAGGTGGCGTCGGACATCCGCGTCGCCTACGTCGACAACGACCCGATCGTGCACAGCCACGCCGGCGCCCTGCTCAGCGCCGAGGGCACGACCGGCATCGTCCTGGCCGACCTGCGCGACCCGCGGGCGATCCTGGAGGCCCCCGACGTACGAGCCGTCATCGACTTCGACGAGCCGGTGGCCCTGCTCCTGGTCGCCGTCCTCCACTTCCTCGCGGACGCGGACAAGCCGCAGGAGATCATCGCCACCCTCCGCGACGCCCTCGCTCCCGGCAGCCACCTGATCCTGTCCCACGCCACCGGGGACTTCGCCGACCGCAGCGGGGCGGCGGCTGTCTACCGCAAGGCCACGGCCTCCATGAACCTGCGCACCCGGACCGAGATCGAGCGCTTCTTCGACGGCTTCGAGCTGCTCGACCCGGGCGTGGCCCAGGTCCCGTTCTGGCGCCCGGACACACCCCCGCCGCCCCGCTCGCACGAGATCGGCTTCTTCGGCGGGGTGGCCCGCAAGTCCGGCTGA
- a CDS encoding DUF445 domain-containing protein, whose product MERTKPEETAPADVEPQARSDGAVTSTSRAAPASAVRAMNTFSEADLEKQRGVRRMKLTATGLLLFVAVVYVLAKWADNSGAGPWAGYVAAAAEAGMVGAMADWFAVTALFRHPLGLPIPHTAIIPTKKDQLGVSLGEFVGENFLSEDVVRQRLRAVGIGSRLGVWLADPEHADRVTAELSAALRGALTVLRDSDVQAVVGEAITRRADAQEIAPGIGKMLDKVVADGGHRRVVDLVVARAHDWLVLHDEQVMDAVQGGAPGWTPRFVDKKVGERVYKELLRFVTEMRDMPSHPARGALDRFLTDFASDLQSDTDTRARVERLKGEVLGRGEVQDLIASAWTAVRSMIVSAAEDERSELRLRVRASLLSLGARMAVDPKVQAKVDGWVEGAAVYVVTTYRREITSLITDTVAGWDAEHTTRKIEAHIGRDLQFIRINGTVVGSLAGLLIYTVSRALGA is encoded by the coding sequence ATGGAACGCACGAAACCTGAGGAAACGGCACCGGCCGACGTGGAGCCGCAGGCCCGGAGCGACGGAGCCGTGACGTCCACGAGCCGCGCCGCCCCCGCCTCGGCCGTACGTGCGATGAACACCTTCAGCGAGGCCGACCTGGAGAAACAGCGCGGGGTGCGGCGCATGAAGCTCACCGCGACCGGGCTGCTGCTGTTCGTGGCCGTGGTGTACGTCCTCGCCAAGTGGGCTGACAACTCCGGGGCCGGGCCCTGGGCCGGCTATGTCGCCGCGGCCGCCGAGGCCGGCATGGTCGGTGCGATGGCCGACTGGTTCGCGGTCACCGCCCTCTTCCGCCACCCCCTCGGCCTGCCCATCCCGCACACCGCGATCATCCCCACCAAGAAGGACCAGCTGGGGGTGTCGCTGGGCGAGTTCGTCGGCGAGAACTTCCTCTCGGAGGACGTCGTACGACAGCGGCTGCGGGCCGTGGGGATCGGCAGCCGGCTGGGCGTCTGGTTGGCCGATCCCGAGCACGCCGACCGGGTCACGGCGGAGCTGTCGGCCGCGCTCAGGGGCGCCCTGACCGTGCTGCGGGACTCCGACGTCCAGGCCGTGGTCGGCGAGGCGATCACGCGGCGGGCCGACGCCCAGGAGATCGCGCCCGGCATCGGGAAGATGCTGGACAAGGTCGTCGCCGACGGCGGGCACCGGCGGGTCGTCGACCTGGTGGTGGCCCGGGCCCACGACTGGCTCGTGCTCCATGACGAACAGGTCATGGACGCGGTGCAGGGGGGCGCGCCCGGCTGGACCCCGCGGTTCGTCGACAAGAAGGTCGGCGAGCGGGTCTACAAGGAGCTGCTGCGGTTCGTGACCGAGATGCGGGACATGCCGTCCCATCCGGCGCGCGGAGCGCTTGACCGGTTCCTGACGGACTTCGCGTCCGACCTCCAGTCCGACACGGACACCCGCGCGCGGGTCGAGCGGCTCAAGGGCGAGGTGCTGGGGCGCGGCGAGGTGCAGGACCTGATCGCGTCCGCCTGGACCGCCGTACGGTCGATGATCGTCTCCGCCGCCGAGGACGAGCGCAGCGAGCTGCGGCTGCGGGTACGCGCGTCGCTGCTGTCGCTGGGCGCGCGGATGGCCGTCGACCCGAAGGTGCAGGCGAAGGTCGACGGCTGGGTGGAGGGGGCCGCGGTGTACGTGGTCACCACCTACCGGCGGGAGATCACCTCCCTCATCACGGACACGGTGGCGGGCTGGGACGCCGAGCACACGACACGGAAGATCGAGGCGCACATCGGCCGCGACCTGCAGTTCATCCGGATCAACGGCACGGTGGTCGGATCCCTCGCGGGGTTGTTGATCTACACGGTGTCGCGGGCGCTGGGGGCGTAA